In Falco biarmicus isolate bFalBia1 chromosome 6, bFalBia1.pri, whole genome shotgun sequence, the following are encoded in one genomic region:
- the SCARA3 gene encoding scavenger receptor class A member 3 isoform X1, which produces MREDEPVGGEEEEMPTFSYRPSGKDIPWGGQGVQQGLILPFLRSGRAQTSCRRCQKNLSLQAAVKVLYVFSILLIVVVTVLAALVFKKVNSISNDISSAQTYYEKKIVSIQEDLQGLDEKTSGNCSVCHETGQLGQEITKLQGELEEIQKMLLVQEILLDRTSQTHDHLSSTSNKITSEVDNCSLSVRQVNESLGQFLAQLGGWQVVTSQLDSSLKGLAQERYDVRAAMQQMNFTLGQTSDWIQVIQRKTDEETLTLQKIVTEWQNYTRLFGGLRATSSKTSELVKTIQGSVGAAARQVGQNSESMHDLVLQVMGLQLQLDNISSFLDDHEENMNDLRYHNRYTQNRTAERFETLEGRMTSHEIEISTIFANINATDSHVHSMLRYLDDVRLSCTLGFHTHAEELYYLNKSLSLVQGTTDLLRERYSLLSARLDFDIRNLSMVMEEMKVVDVRHGEMLKNITILRGVPGLPGPRGLKGDAGVKGPPGSEGEKGDTGIMGSPGPQGSPGPPGPPGPPGDRGPLGLKGFPGLKGAKGSFGQSGSRGQGGPKGDPGLPGPAGVPGPVGPPGPRGKPGLPGTPGAVGQAGPMGPKGDPGLRGPPGLPGPPGPPGQ; this is translated from the exons ATcccctggggtgggcagggggtgcagcAGGGCCTGATCCTTCCCTTTCTGCGCTCAGGTAGGGCACAGACCAGCTGCAGACGGTGCCAGAAGAACCTTTCCCTCCAGGCTGCCGTCAAAGTCCTCTACgtcttctccatcctcctcatCGTGGTCGTGACCGTGCTGGCTGCCTTAG TGTTCAAGAAAGTCAACTCCATCTCCAACGACATCAGCTCAGCCCAGACCTATTACGAGAAGAAGATTGTGTCCATCCAGGAGGATCTCCAGGGGCTGG ATGAGAAGACCTCGGGAAACTGCTCCGTCTGTCACGAGACGGGACAGCTGGGCCAGGAGATCACCAAGCTGCAGGGTGAGCTGGAGGAGATCCAGAAGATGCTTTTAGTTCAAGAAATCCTGCTCGACCGGACCTCCCAGACCCATGACCACCTCTCATCCACCAGCAACAAAATCACCAGTGAGGTGGACAACTGCTCCTTGTCCGTCCGGCAGGTCAACGAAAGCTTGGGGCAGTTCCTGGCCCAGCTTGGGGGCTGGCAGGTGGTCACCTCCCAGCTAGACAGCTCTCTCAAGGGCTTGGCCCAGGAGCGCTATGATGTCCGAGCAGCCATGCAGCAGATGAACTTCACCCTGGGGCAAACCTCTGACTGGATCCAGGTCATCCAGAGGAAGACGGATGAGGAGACGCTGACGCTGCAGAAGATTGTCACCGAGTGGCAGAACTACACCCGCCTCTTTGGTGGGCTGCGGGCCACCTCCTCCAAGACCAGCGAGCTGGTGAAGACCATCCAAGGCAGCGTTGGTGCAGCAGCTCGACAGGTCGGCCAGAACTCGGAGAGCATGCACGACCTGGTGCTGCAGGTgatggggctgcagctgcagctggacaACATCTCCTCTTTCCTGGATGACCATGAGGAGAACATGAATGACTTGCGCTACCACAACAGGTACACGCAGAACCGCACGGCTGAACGCTTCGAGACCCTAGAAGGTCGCATGACGTCCCACGAGATCGAGATCAGCACCATCTTTGCCAACATCAACGCCACCGACAGCCACGTCCACAGCATGCTGCGCTACCTGGATGACGTGCGGCTCTCCTGCACCCTGGGCTTCCACACCCATGCTGAGGAGCTCTACTACCTGAACAAGTCCCTCAGCCTGGTCCAGGGCACCACAGACCTGCTGCGGGAGCGTTACAGCCTGCTCAGTGCCCGGCTGGACTTTGACATCCGCAACCTGTCCATGGTCATGGAGGAGATGAAGGTGGTGGATGTCCGGCATGGGGAGATGCTGAAAAACATCACCATCTTACGAG GTGTGCCGGGACTGCCGGGCCCCCGTGGCCTCAAGGGTGACGCGGGCGTCAAGGGCCCACCAGGAAGTGAAGGAGAGAAGGGCGACACGGGCATCATGGGCTCGCCGGGACCCCAGGGCTCCCCTGgccccccaggaccccctgGCCCCCCGGGTGATAGGGGTCCCCTGGGCTTGAAAGGCTTCCCTGGCCTCAAGGGTGCCAAGGGCAGCTTTGGGCAATCTGGCTCTCGGGGACAGGGTGGACCCAAGGGTGACCCTGGCCTCCCGGGGCCGGCTGGGGTGCCAGGGCCAGTGGGCCCCCCTGGCCCGCGGGGCAAACCAGGACTCCCTGGGACCCCCGGTGCTGTGGGCCAGGCTGGCCCGATGGGGCCCAAGGGGGACCCCGGTTTGCGAGgccccccggggctgccgggccCCCCTGGCCCCCCAGGACAGTAA
- the SCARA3 gene encoding scavenger receptor class A member 3 isoform X3 — MREDEPVGGEEEEMPTFSYRPSRAQTSCRRCQKNLSLQAAVKVLYVFSILLIVVVTVLAALVFKKVNSISNDISSAQTYYEKKIVSIQEDLQGLDEKTSGNCSVCHETGQLGQEITKLQGELEEIQKMLLVQEILLDRTSQTHDHLSSTSNKITSEVDNCSLSVRQVNESLGQFLAQLGGWQVVTSQLDSSLKGLAQERYDVRAAMQQMNFTLGQTSDWIQVIQRKTDEETLTLQKIVTEWQNYTRLFGGLRATSSKTSELVKTIQGSVGAAARQVGQNSESMHDLVLQVMGLQLQLDNISSFLDDHEENMNDLRYHNRYTQNRTAERFETLEGRMTSHEIEISTIFANINATDSHVHSMLRYLDDVRLSCTLGFHTHAEELYYLNKSLSLVQGTTDLLRERYSLLSARLDFDIRNLSMVMEEMKVVDVRHGEMLKNITILRGVPGLPGPRGLKGDAGVKGPPGSEGEKGDTGIMGSPGPQGSPGPPGPPGPPGDRGPLGLKGFPGLKGAKGSFGQSGSRGQGGPKGDPGLPGPAGVPGPVGPPGPRGKPGLPGTPGAVGQAGPMGPKGDPGLRGPPGLPGPPGPPGQ, encoded by the exons GTAGGGCACAGACCAGCTGCAGACGGTGCCAGAAGAACCTTTCCCTCCAGGCTGCCGTCAAAGTCCTCTACgtcttctccatcctcctcatCGTGGTCGTGACCGTGCTGGCTGCCTTAG TGTTCAAGAAAGTCAACTCCATCTCCAACGACATCAGCTCAGCCCAGACCTATTACGAGAAGAAGATTGTGTCCATCCAGGAGGATCTCCAGGGGCTGG ATGAGAAGACCTCGGGAAACTGCTCCGTCTGTCACGAGACGGGACAGCTGGGCCAGGAGATCACCAAGCTGCAGGGTGAGCTGGAGGAGATCCAGAAGATGCTTTTAGTTCAAGAAATCCTGCTCGACCGGACCTCCCAGACCCATGACCACCTCTCATCCACCAGCAACAAAATCACCAGTGAGGTGGACAACTGCTCCTTGTCCGTCCGGCAGGTCAACGAAAGCTTGGGGCAGTTCCTGGCCCAGCTTGGGGGCTGGCAGGTGGTCACCTCCCAGCTAGACAGCTCTCTCAAGGGCTTGGCCCAGGAGCGCTATGATGTCCGAGCAGCCATGCAGCAGATGAACTTCACCCTGGGGCAAACCTCTGACTGGATCCAGGTCATCCAGAGGAAGACGGATGAGGAGACGCTGACGCTGCAGAAGATTGTCACCGAGTGGCAGAACTACACCCGCCTCTTTGGTGGGCTGCGGGCCACCTCCTCCAAGACCAGCGAGCTGGTGAAGACCATCCAAGGCAGCGTTGGTGCAGCAGCTCGACAGGTCGGCCAGAACTCGGAGAGCATGCACGACCTGGTGCTGCAGGTgatggggctgcagctgcagctggacaACATCTCCTCTTTCCTGGATGACCATGAGGAGAACATGAATGACTTGCGCTACCACAACAGGTACACGCAGAACCGCACGGCTGAACGCTTCGAGACCCTAGAAGGTCGCATGACGTCCCACGAGATCGAGATCAGCACCATCTTTGCCAACATCAACGCCACCGACAGCCACGTCCACAGCATGCTGCGCTACCTGGATGACGTGCGGCTCTCCTGCACCCTGGGCTTCCACACCCATGCTGAGGAGCTCTACTACCTGAACAAGTCCCTCAGCCTGGTCCAGGGCACCACAGACCTGCTGCGGGAGCGTTACAGCCTGCTCAGTGCCCGGCTGGACTTTGACATCCGCAACCTGTCCATGGTCATGGAGGAGATGAAGGTGGTGGATGTCCGGCATGGGGAGATGCTGAAAAACATCACCATCTTACGAG GTGTGCCGGGACTGCCGGGCCCCCGTGGCCTCAAGGGTGACGCGGGCGTCAAGGGCCCACCAGGAAGTGAAGGAGAGAAGGGCGACACGGGCATCATGGGCTCGCCGGGACCCCAGGGCTCCCCTGgccccccaggaccccctgGCCCCCCGGGTGATAGGGGTCCCCTGGGCTTGAAAGGCTTCCCTGGCCTCAAGGGTGCCAAGGGCAGCTTTGGGCAATCTGGCTCTCGGGGACAGGGTGGACCCAAGGGTGACCCTGGCCTCCCGGGGCCGGCTGGGGTGCCAGGGCCAGTGGGCCCCCCTGGCCCGCGGGGCAAACCAGGACTCCCTGGGACCCCCGGTGCTGTGGGCCAGGCTGGCCCGATGGGGCCCAAGGGGGACCCCGGTTTGCGAGgccccccggggctgccgggccCCCCTGGCCCCCCAGGACAGTAA
- the SCARA3 gene encoding scavenger receptor class A member 3 isoform X2, which produces MREDEPVGGEEEEMPTFSYRPSGRAQTSCRRCQKNLSLQAAVKVLYVFSILLIVVVTVLAALVFKKVNSISNDISSAQTYYEKKIVSIQEDLQGLDEKTSGNCSVCHETGQLGQEITKLQGELEEIQKMLLVQEILLDRTSQTHDHLSSTSNKITSEVDNCSLSVRQVNESLGQFLAQLGGWQVVTSQLDSSLKGLAQERYDVRAAMQQMNFTLGQTSDWIQVIQRKTDEETLTLQKIVTEWQNYTRLFGGLRATSSKTSELVKTIQGSVGAAARQVGQNSESMHDLVLQVMGLQLQLDNISSFLDDHEENMNDLRYHNRYTQNRTAERFETLEGRMTSHEIEISTIFANINATDSHVHSMLRYLDDVRLSCTLGFHTHAEELYYLNKSLSLVQGTTDLLRERYSLLSARLDFDIRNLSMVMEEMKVVDVRHGEMLKNITILRGVPGLPGPRGLKGDAGVKGPPGSEGEKGDTGIMGSPGPQGSPGPPGPPGPPGDRGPLGLKGFPGLKGAKGSFGQSGSRGQGGPKGDPGLPGPAGVPGPVGPPGPRGKPGLPGTPGAVGQAGPMGPKGDPGLRGPPGLPGPPGPPGQ; this is translated from the exons GTAGGGCACAGACCAGCTGCAGACGGTGCCAGAAGAACCTTTCCCTCCAGGCTGCCGTCAAAGTCCTCTACgtcttctccatcctcctcatCGTGGTCGTGACCGTGCTGGCTGCCTTAG TGTTCAAGAAAGTCAACTCCATCTCCAACGACATCAGCTCAGCCCAGACCTATTACGAGAAGAAGATTGTGTCCATCCAGGAGGATCTCCAGGGGCTGG ATGAGAAGACCTCGGGAAACTGCTCCGTCTGTCACGAGACGGGACAGCTGGGCCAGGAGATCACCAAGCTGCAGGGTGAGCTGGAGGAGATCCAGAAGATGCTTTTAGTTCAAGAAATCCTGCTCGACCGGACCTCCCAGACCCATGACCACCTCTCATCCACCAGCAACAAAATCACCAGTGAGGTGGACAACTGCTCCTTGTCCGTCCGGCAGGTCAACGAAAGCTTGGGGCAGTTCCTGGCCCAGCTTGGGGGCTGGCAGGTGGTCACCTCCCAGCTAGACAGCTCTCTCAAGGGCTTGGCCCAGGAGCGCTATGATGTCCGAGCAGCCATGCAGCAGATGAACTTCACCCTGGGGCAAACCTCTGACTGGATCCAGGTCATCCAGAGGAAGACGGATGAGGAGACGCTGACGCTGCAGAAGATTGTCACCGAGTGGCAGAACTACACCCGCCTCTTTGGTGGGCTGCGGGCCACCTCCTCCAAGACCAGCGAGCTGGTGAAGACCATCCAAGGCAGCGTTGGTGCAGCAGCTCGACAGGTCGGCCAGAACTCGGAGAGCATGCACGACCTGGTGCTGCAGGTgatggggctgcagctgcagctggacaACATCTCCTCTTTCCTGGATGACCATGAGGAGAACATGAATGACTTGCGCTACCACAACAGGTACACGCAGAACCGCACGGCTGAACGCTTCGAGACCCTAGAAGGTCGCATGACGTCCCACGAGATCGAGATCAGCACCATCTTTGCCAACATCAACGCCACCGACAGCCACGTCCACAGCATGCTGCGCTACCTGGATGACGTGCGGCTCTCCTGCACCCTGGGCTTCCACACCCATGCTGAGGAGCTCTACTACCTGAACAAGTCCCTCAGCCTGGTCCAGGGCACCACAGACCTGCTGCGGGAGCGTTACAGCCTGCTCAGTGCCCGGCTGGACTTTGACATCCGCAACCTGTCCATGGTCATGGAGGAGATGAAGGTGGTGGATGTCCGGCATGGGGAGATGCTGAAAAACATCACCATCTTACGAG GTGTGCCGGGACTGCCGGGCCCCCGTGGCCTCAAGGGTGACGCGGGCGTCAAGGGCCCACCAGGAAGTGAAGGAGAGAAGGGCGACACGGGCATCATGGGCTCGCCGGGACCCCAGGGCTCCCCTGgccccccaggaccccctgGCCCCCCGGGTGATAGGGGTCCCCTGGGCTTGAAAGGCTTCCCTGGCCTCAAGGGTGCCAAGGGCAGCTTTGGGCAATCTGGCTCTCGGGGACAGGGTGGACCCAAGGGTGACCCTGGCCTCCCGGGGCCGGCTGGGGTGCCAGGGCCAGTGGGCCCCCCTGGCCCGCGGGGCAAACCAGGACTCCCTGGGACCCCCGGTGCTGTGGGCCAGGCTGGCCCGATGGGGCCCAAGGGGGACCCCGGTTTGCGAGgccccccggggctgccgggccCCCCTGGCCCCCCAGGACAGTAA